A genome region from Triplophysa rosa linkage group LG24, Trosa_1v2, whole genome shotgun sequence includes the following:
- the LOC130547610 gene encoding uncharacterized protein LOC130547610, translated as MRMRCPSQHRRANCWHPILMTLCSSPRGGRAQEEADVEMSAMLSRAAVCIGLECTPVPLPQRSRLDTWFLGSERDSKPRPTPIPFFPEVHEELAKTWNAPFSARTRQTGSVALSSLDGGAARGYVDVPQVERAVAVHLCPQAASTWRGRPKLPSKACRTSASLVSKAYTAAGQAASSLHAMAILQVHQAKELKEIHEGKTDPGLMQELRTATGLALRATKVTARALGRALSTMVVQERHLWLNLAQMSDAEKVRFLDAPIAQGGLFGDTVEDFAQQFSTVKKQTEAISHILPRRDSAARRPSSSRAASASQQPRPPSKPAPVPALPTQAASWKRAEKGRPPPRQQPSRKKRS; from the coding sequence atgaggatgagatgtccatcgcagcatcggagagcgaattgctggcatccaaTCCTGAtgactctctgcagctcccctagggggggacgagctcaggaggaggcggatgtcgagatgtcggccatgctttcccgggccgccgtgtgcattgggttagagtgtactccggtgcctctcccccagcgctcacggttggatacgtggttcttgggctctgagcgcgactccaagccgcgcccaaccccgattccatttttcccggaagtgcatgaggaactggcgaagacgtggaacgcccccttttcggcgcgtacacgtcaaaccggttccgtcgctctctcttccctcgatggtggggcggctaggggttacgtcgacgtgccccaggtggaacgtgcagtcgcggtgcacctgtgcccgcaggcggcatccacctggagaggtcgaccgaaactcccgtccaaagcgtgtaggacttcggcatcgctggtgtcgaaggcctacactgccgcgggccaagctgcctcctctctccacgccatggccatcctgcaggtccatcaggccaaggagttaaaagagatccacgagggtaagaccgacccggggttaatgcaggaactccgcaccgccaccggccttgctctaagggcgaccaaggtgaccgcgcgggccctgggtcgggcgttgtcaaccatggtggtccaggagaggcatctctggctcaaccttgcgcagatgagcgacgccgagaaagtccgctttctcgacgcgcccattgcgcagggtgggctgtttggtgacactgtcgaggacttcgcccagcagttctcgacagtgaagaagcagacggaggcgattagccatattcttccccgccgagactcggccgcccgtaggccttcgagttcccgtgcggcctctgcttcccagcagccccggcccccttcgaagccagctccggttccagcgctccctacccaggcggcatcCTGGAAAAGGGCGgagaaggggagaccaccaccccgtcaacaaccttcgaggaagaagcgttcctga
- the b4galnt3a gene encoding beta-1,4-N-acetylgalactosaminyltransferase 3 produces the protein MHHARFSVCHTMFATRSLKHRKAMLYSFYVLIVCIVFYFVICLGANYVDSEKLPGGPVKKDLKKVLNKTHRESPTANERPQAQVIPKTVEDNQQPVKKHQGRVNMHIFEDCCGGSLQKLRSNLLYPLFPNVRTTVSRLSISPQWRNYGLRTFGYIHPAVTGEYIFGVGSDDNSEFWLSLNESPQNLERLAYVGETGDEWSAPGEYWKFASQISKPVLLVKDMKYFFEALLKQNEGMDHLQIAWRLNQDSSNFEVITSEFLSLYEDESSLLMGDIDHIPQTEASYDRFLESIPKSPNPVGDMIREDLRDHIFKIPLMDESYTKVLFPECDYKPSYIIGTKIGRYHGVNLIHFSSVYPNDYTRQTYAHDEHLCFYKQDTSFEESKGFAGYLNEVADPDVQGNNKEGPNWQRVYDVKPFDAGSKQSTVAVNSCKRAGNIVMSQNQAMPIVKAFMTALHSKDATRGYSLLRVLNVVRRQDNGKGSRYLVELELVGSQGQKVLVSRYVYAQQTETAQQLPALCSPKQFNWNPSATVHVIVAVKNQARWVIQFIREMEKIYRVTGDKNFNVIIIDYNSSDMDIEKRLKNAKLPSYTFKKMEGNFQRSGGLQAGINLVEDSHSILFLTDLHLYHPLNLLNSIRKHCVEGKMVYAPVVMRLDCGASPRAPSGFWETAGYGLMGIYKSDIDRIGGMNTAEFKDKWGGEDWELLDRVLENGLEVERLHLRNFLHHFHSKRGMWGNSA, from the exons CTGATTGTGtgcattgtattttattttgtcatatGTTTGGGAGCAAATTATGTGGACTCTGAAAAGCTGCCTGGCG GGCCTGTAAAAAAAGACCTCAAGaaagttttaaataaaacccACAGAGAATCACCCACAGCAAATGAACGACCCCAGGCACAG GTCATCCCCAAAACAGTGGAAGATAACCAGCAGCCAGTTAAAAAACATCAG GGTCGTGTAAACATGCACATTTTCGAAGACTGTTGTGGTGGATCGCTTCAAAAACTTAGGAGTAACCTGCTGTATCCATTATTTCCCAAT GTACGTACTACAGTAAGTAGACTATCTATTTCACCGCAGTGGAGAAATTATGGATTGAGAACGTTTGGCTATATTCACCCTGCGGTAACGG gTGAATATATTTTTGGTGTTGGCTCAGATGATAATTCTGAGTTCTGGCTCAGTTTAAACGAAAGTCCCCAAAACCTTGAACGTCTCGCCTATGTGGGTGAG ACAGGAGATGAATGGTCTGCTCCAGGCGAGTATTGGAAGTTTGCATCCCAGATATCCAAACCTGTCTT gttgGTGAAAGATATGAAGTATTTTTTTGAAGCCCTTTTAAAGCAGAATGAAGGAATGGATCATCTTCAAATAGCG tggcGTTTAAACCAGGACAGCAGTAATTTTGAAGTGATAACCTCTGAGTTTTTATCATTATATGAAG atGAATCATCTCTACTAATGGGAGACATTGATCACATACCTCAAACAGAAGCCAGTTATGATAGATTCCTTGAGTCGATCCCCAAGTCACCTAATCCTGTAGGAGACATGATCAGAGAAGATCTCCGAGATCATATCTTTAAGA TTCCATTGATGGACGAATCTTACACGAAAGTCTTGTTTCCTGAATGCGATTATAAACCAAGTTACATAATTGGAACAAAGATTGGACGATATCACGGTGTAAATTTA ATACACTTCTCTTCAGTATATCCAAATGACTACACAAGGCAAACTTATGCTCATGATGAACATTTGTGCTTCTACAAACAGGATACATCATTTGAGGAAAG TAAAGGGTTTGCTGGTTATCTGAACGAGGTTGCGGATCCTGATGTACAAGGAAACAACAAAGAAG GTCCTAACTGGCAACGTGTATATGACGTGAAACCATTCGATGCTGGTTCAAAGCAAAGTACAGTTGCAGTCAATTCATGCAAAAGAGCTGGAAACATTGTGATGAGCCAAAATCAAGCCATGCCCATTGTTAAAGCTTTTATGACAGCACTGCATTCAAAAGACGCCACACG TGGCTACTCCTTGCTACGCGTGTTGAATGTGGTAAGACGGCAAGACAATGGCAAAGGCAGCCGCTATCTGGTGGAACTGGAACTTGTTGGCTCACAAGGTCAAAAAGTTCTTGTTTCACGTTACGTTTATGCACAACAGACGGAAACGGCTCAGCAATTACCAGCTCTCTGCAGTCCAAAACAATTTAACTGGAACCCATCTGCAACTGTTCATGTCATTGTGGCAG TGAAAAATCAAGCAAGATGGGTCATTCAGTTTAtcagagaaatggaaaaaatatacAGAGTAACTGGGGATAAAAACTTCAATGTAATCATTATCGACTATAATAGCTCTGACATGGATATTGAGAAAAGACTCAAAAATGCCAAATTGCCAAG TTACACATTTAAGAAGATGGAAGGTAATTTTCAAAGGTCCGGAGGCCTTCAAGCTGGAATAAATCTTGTTGAA GATTCACACAGCATTTTGTTCCTGACCGACCTGCACCTTTACCATCCTTTAAATTTATTAAACAGTATACGTAAACACTGTGTTGAAGGAAAGATGGTCTATGCTCCTGTTGTGATGAGGCTGGATTGTGGTGCTTCCCCAAGAGCCCCAAGTG GATTTTGGGAGACTGCTGGTTATGGTCTAATGGGAATCTACAAATCAGATATTGACCGTATTGGTGGTATGAACACAGCAGAATTTAAAGACAAATGGGGAGGTGAAGACTGGGAATTGTTAGACAG GGTCTTGGAAAATGGATTAGAGGTGGAGCGACTACACCTGAGAAATTTTTTACATCATTTCCACTCCAAACGTGGAATGTGGGGCAACTCTGCATAA